In a single window of the Amycolatopsis sp. cg5 genome:
- a CDS encoding glutamine synthetase family protein, translating to MSEFDRAAIEARALELTGPLAAQGVELVATTFVDNSGIVRTKAVPLRALPEAAAWGVGASNSFDFFLFNDEITGGQYSRGPVGDLRLHPDLDRLTVLAAQPGWAWAPGDRRTQDGAVHPQDARSLAKHAVRMLGTRGFTVSLAFEVEWVAVLDEPVGGPAYGYTRLSEHADYLRAIVSTLDSQGVEVEQIHPEYADGQFELSVRAEDPVGAADTLVLVRETIRKVSQAHGLRASFTPKYAPAGVGNGGHVHLSVSAGGENLFGGGDRRFGMTALAEGFSAGILRRLPALMAIGAPSVVSYLRLEPHHWAGVFRVWGLENREAPLRLITGRSPNLEVKCFDLTANPYLVVAALLFAGLDGMLGHAELPEPLDVDPGTLPDAERLPTTLAEAVAAFESDELLNSTFGAELATTLADVRKAEIRVCEELSPTQLTEARRWLP from the coding sequence ATGAGCGAGTTCGATCGGGCAGCCATTGAGGCAAGGGCCCTGGAGTTGACCGGCCCGCTGGCCGCGCAGGGCGTCGAACTGGTCGCGACCACGTTCGTGGACAACAGCGGCATCGTCCGCACCAAGGCGGTCCCGCTGCGCGCGCTGCCCGAGGCCGCCGCCTGGGGCGTCGGCGCGTCGAACTCGTTCGACTTCTTCCTGTTCAACGACGAGATCACCGGCGGGCAGTACTCGCGCGGCCCCGTCGGTGACCTGCGGCTGCACCCCGACCTGGACCGGCTGACCGTGCTCGCCGCGCAGCCGGGCTGGGCCTGGGCGCCCGGCGACCGCCGCACCCAGGACGGCGCGGTCCACCCTCAGGACGCCCGCAGCCTTGCGAAACACGCTGTGCGCATGCTCGGCACGCGCGGCTTCACGGTCTCGCTGGCCTTCGAAGTCGAGTGGGTGGCCGTGCTGGACGAGCCCGTCGGCGGGCCCGCGTACGGGTACACCAGGCTTTCCGAGCACGCGGACTACCTGCGCGCCATCGTGTCCACTTTGGATAGTCAGGGTGTCGAGGTCGAGCAGATCCATCCCGAGTACGCGGACGGGCAGTTCGAGCTGTCCGTCCGGGCGGAGGACCCGGTCGGCGCGGCCGACACCCTGGTGCTGGTCAGGGAGACCATCCGCAAGGTCAGTCAGGCACACGGACTGCGCGCGTCGTTCACGCCGAAGTACGCGCCCGCGGGCGTCGGCAACGGCGGGCACGTGCATTTGAGCGTGTCCGCGGGTGGTGAGAATCTGTTCGGCGGCGGGGACCGTCGGTTCGGCATGACCGCGCTCGCGGAGGGGTTCAGCGCCGGAATCCTGCGACGGCTGCCCGCGCTGATGGCGATCGGCGCGCCGTCCGTCGTGAGCTACCTGCGGCTCGAACCGCACCACTGGGCCGGGGTGTTCCGGGTGTGGGGCTTGGAAAACCGGGAAGCTCCGCTGCGGCTGATCACGGGGCGGTCGCCCAATCTCGAGGTCAAGTGCTTCGACCTCACGGCGAATCCGTATCTCGTCGTGGCCGCGCTGCTGTTCGCCGGGCTCGACGGAATGCTCGGCCACGCGGAGCTGCCCGAGCCGCTCGACGTCGACCCCGGCACGCTCCCCGACGCCGAGCGCCTGCCCACGACGCTCGCCGAAGCCGTCGCCGCGTTCGAGTCGGACGAGCTGCTCAACTCGACGTTCGGCGCCGAGCTGGCGACGACCTTGGCCGACGTCCGCAAGGCCGAAATCCGTGTCTGCGAAGAACTTTCCCCCACCCAGCTGACAGAAGCCCGCCGCTGGCTGCCCTGA
- a CDS encoding APC family permease: MFGFLSFAGFEAAATLGEETRDPKRSIPRAILGTALFGGVFFVVVTTVEMLAFGSDAAKFHDSPSLLGDLGTAYVGAWVGDVITFGAAVSAFGCCLACVVGGSRLLFALGRDAFDGRGVARTSANGAPTVSATVVTGLAALVIAVCAVFFGATPLDTFAWSGSIGTLILLVVYLLTTLGSIRLVFVQRKLAVPRWQVVFPLCALVLLTYTVYVNVIPYPESGPAQWFPVVAATVLVLAVSLVLARPAFARRVGERLSLAEGGA, translated from the coding sequence GTGTTCGGGTTCCTCTCGTTCGCCGGGTTCGAGGCGGCCGCGACGCTTGGCGAGGAGACGCGTGACCCGAAGCGCAGCATCCCGCGCGCGATACTGGGGACGGCCTTGTTCGGCGGGGTGTTCTTCGTCGTGGTCACCACGGTCGAGATGCTCGCTTTCGGCTCTGACGCGGCGAAATTCCACGATTCGCCCTCGCTGCTCGGCGACCTCGGCACGGCCTACGTCGGTGCCTGGGTCGGTGACGTGATCACCTTCGGCGCGGCCGTGAGCGCGTTCGGCTGCTGCCTGGCGTGCGTGGTCGGCGGGTCGCGGCTGCTCTTCGCGCTCGGCAGGGACGCGTTCGACGGCCGCGGCGTTGCCAGGACCTCCGCGAACGGCGCACCCACGGTTTCGGCGACCGTCGTCACCGGGCTGGCGGCGCTGGTCATCGCGGTCTGCGCGGTGTTCTTCGGCGCCACCCCGCTGGACACTTTCGCCTGGTCAGGGTCCATCGGGACGCTGATACTGCTGGTCGTCTACCTGCTGACGACACTCGGCTCGATCCGGCTGGTGTTCGTCCAGCGCAAGCTCGCCGTGCCGCGCTGGCAGGTCGTTTTCCCACTCTGTGCACTCGTGCTGCTCACATACACGGTCTATGTCAATGTCATCCCCTATCCGGAGTCCGGTCCGGCACAATGGTTCCCGGTGGTCGCCGCGACGGTGCTCGTGCTCGCCGTCTCGCTGGTGCTCGCCAGGCCAGCGTTCGCCCGTCGAGTGGGGGAGCGGTTGTCCCTCGCCGAAGGAGGAGCGTGA
- a CDS encoding M20 family metallopeptidase, with protein MNDLHGLWADWRAAVSHELPFATTLRHRLHADPRISGDEEDTALAVLEAMPAGESFRVAKTGRAYRLGSPDGPAVALRAELDALPVLERTGVPFASETDLMHACGHDVHLAALVAVCRAAAHIDVPQPILALLQPREETPPSGALDIVDSGMLRDQRVTAVIGAHVQPRLPAGVVSVVPGPINASTDEFEVVVTGHGGHAGYPHLLRDPILALAQIIVSLQQIASRRIDPVSGAVCSVGRIQSGTAANIVPNQATALGSLRVMRDSDREAALTTLREIVQGTARAYGCEAELRIMPCEPVLQNDSTLAVGAAGWLTRGGVTVDTAFRSFGADDFAHYCGSTRGLMMFVGLGDSAGAPTLHDERFLPPDSSIELVATALVAGYLAALGS; from the coding sequence ATGAACGACTTGCACGGACTCTGGGCGGACTGGCGCGCCGCCGTGTCCCACGAACTTCCCTTCGCGACGACGTTGCGCCATCGTCTGCACGCCGACCCCCGGATCTCCGGCGACGAGGAGGACACCGCGCTCGCGGTGCTCGAAGCCATGCCCGCCGGGGAAAGCTTCCGTGTCGCCAAGACCGGCCGCGCCTACCGGCTGGGCTCACCGGACGGCCCGGCGGTGGCGTTGCGCGCGGAACTCGACGCGCTCCCGGTGCTCGAACGCACAGGCGTGCCCTTCGCCTCCGAGACGGACCTGATGCACGCGTGCGGGCACGACGTGCACCTCGCCGCCCTGGTCGCGGTCTGCCGCGCGGCGGCCCACATCGACGTGCCACAACCGATCCTCGCGCTGCTGCAGCCGCGCGAGGAGACGCCGCCGTCCGGCGCGCTGGACATCGTCGACTCGGGCATGCTGCGCGACCAGCGGGTCACCGCCGTCATCGGCGCCCACGTGCAGCCCCGGCTGCCCGCCGGGGTGGTCTCGGTGGTGCCGGGGCCGATCAACGCGTCCACCGACGAGTTCGAGGTGGTCGTCACCGGCCACGGTGGCCACGCAGGCTACCCGCACCTGCTGCGCGACCCGATACTGGCGCTCGCCCAGATCATCGTGAGTCTGCAGCAGATCGCGTCCCGCCGCATCGACCCGGTCTCGGGCGCGGTCTGCTCGGTCGGGCGTATCCAGTCGGGCACGGCCGCGAACATCGTCCCCAACCAGGCGACCGCGCTCGGCTCACTGCGCGTGATGCGCGACTCCGACCGCGAAGCCGCCCTGACCACCCTGCGCGAGATCGTCCAAGGCACCGCCCGCGCCTACGGCTGCGAGGCCGAGCTGCGCATCATGCCGTGCGAGCCGGTGCTGCAGAACGACTCCACGCTCGCCGTCGGCGCGGCGGGCTGGCTGACCCGTGGCGGCGTCACGGTCGACACGGCGTTCCGGTCGTTCGGCGCCGACGACTTCGCGCACTACTGCGGCTCGACGCGCGGCCTGATGATGTTCGTCGGCCTCGGCGACTCGGCGGGCGCCCCGACCCTGCACGACGAACGCTTCCTGCCCCCGGACTCCTCGATCGAGCTGGTCGCCACGGCGCTCGTCGCGGGCTACCTCGCCGCTCTGGGGTCGTGA
- a CDS encoding amidohydrolase family protein, whose translation MTVLPFVADLPLVDHHCHGLVTAELDRVGFEEMLTEADTVSPLGTTVFESLIGLAVRRWCAPVLDLPTRAPAGEYLARRAELGADEVNRRFLRATGITDFLVDGGFQPDRLTTTKQLAGLASARAHDIVRLEVVAEDVVRGGTTASGFGEVFAAELARRAAGAAGVKSIAAYRVGLALSGERPSAAEVSEAAGRWLAKVDTGDEVRLADEVLHRFLIWTAIDLRLPVQLHVGYGDSDVDLHRCDPLLLTDLLRASRSSGVPILLLHNYPFHRNAAYLAQVFEHVFVDVGLATHNTGYRSAAVIAETLELVPFGKFLFSTDAFGLAELYHLGTLFFRRGLSEFLEAGLEAGEWSEEDALRTAALACFENARRVYRLAE comes from the coding sequence GTGACGGTACTGCCTTTCGTGGCCGATCTGCCGCTGGTGGATCACCACTGCCACGGCCTGGTCACCGCGGAACTGGACCGCGTGGGCTTCGAGGAGATGCTCACCGAGGCCGACACGGTGTCCCCGCTGGGCACGACGGTGTTCGAGTCGCTGATCGGGCTCGCCGTGCGCCGCTGGTGCGCGCCCGTGCTGGACCTGCCGACCCGCGCGCCCGCCGGCGAGTACCTCGCGCGCCGCGCCGAGCTCGGCGCCGACGAGGTCAACCGGCGCTTCCTGCGGGCTACCGGCATCACGGACTTCCTGGTCGACGGCGGATTCCAGCCGGACAGGCTGACCACGACCAAGCAGCTGGCCGGGCTCGCGAGCGCACGCGCGCACGACATCGTCCGGCTGGAGGTGGTCGCCGAGGACGTGGTCCGCGGCGGCACCACGGCGAGTGGTTTCGGCGAGGTGTTCGCCGCCGAACTCGCCCGCCGCGCGGCGGGCGCCGCGGGCGTCAAGTCGATCGCGGCGTACCGGGTCGGCCTGGCGCTTTCGGGGGAGCGCCCGAGCGCGGCCGAGGTGTCCGAGGCAGCGGGCAGGTGGCTGGCCAAAGTGGACACCGGCGACGAGGTTCGCCTGGCCGACGAGGTGCTGCACCGGTTCCTCATCTGGACCGCGATCGACCTGCGGCTGCCCGTCCAGCTGCACGTCGGCTACGGCGACTCGGACGTCGACCTGCACCGGTGCGACCCGCTGCTGCTGACCGACCTGCTGCGGGCGAGCCGCTCGTCGGGCGTGCCGATCCTGTTGCTGCACAACTATCCGTTCCACCGCAACGCCGCCTACCTCGCGCAGGTCTTCGAGCACGTCTTCGTCGACGTCGGGCTCGCCACGCACAACACGGGCTACCGCTCGGCCGCGGTGATCGCGGAGACGCTGGAGCTGGTGCCGTTCGGCAAGTTCCTGTTCTCCACGGACGCGTTCGGCCTCGCCGAGCTGTACCACCTGGGCACGCTGTTCTTCCGGCGCGGGCTCTCGGAATTCCTGGAGGCGGGCCTCGAAGCTGGCGAATGGTCCGAAGAGGACGCTCTGCGGACAGCGGCACTGGCCTGCTTCGAAAACGCCCGTCGTGTATACCGGTTGGCAGAATGA
- a CDS encoding peptidoglycan recognition family protein, with protein MAGRQYLPMEIDYDRRGFLRTAGLIAGAGAAGLLFPGVATAASAPKIYGCADWKARPPSDPLTTVDRPANRILIHHMANANSPETSLAHGCQVCLDNQQDHMDNNGWSDTGQHFTVSRGGYRFEGRHGSLSALRSGKQVVRGAHCPGQNENAIGIENEGLYTTAEPPQAQWKSLVVLCAYVCRQYGIPVTEIKGHRDFFNTECPGDLLYSKLPQLRADVAAALGH; from the coding sequence ATGGCCGGTCGGCAGTATCTCCCCATGGAGATCGACTACGACCGCCGCGGTTTTCTGCGCACGGCCGGGCTCATCGCGGGTGCGGGCGCGGCGGGACTGCTCTTTCCCGGAGTGGCCACCGCCGCGTCCGCGCCCAAGATCTACGGCTGCGCGGACTGGAAAGCGCGGCCGCCGTCCGATCCGCTGACCACTGTGGACCGTCCGGCCAACCGGATCCTGATCCACCACATGGCGAACGCCAACAGCCCCGAAACCTCGCTGGCGCACGGATGTCAGGTCTGCCTGGACAACCAGCAGGACCACATGGACAACAACGGCTGGTCCGACACCGGCCAGCACTTCACGGTCAGCCGAGGCGGCTACCGCTTCGAAGGCCGCCACGGCAGCCTGAGCGCACTGCGGTCCGGCAAGCAGGTCGTGCGCGGCGCGCATTGCCCTGGCCAGAACGAAAACGCCATCGGCATCGAGAACGAGGGCCTGTACACCACGGCGGAACCGCCACAAGCGCAATGGAAGTCCCTTGTCGTACTGTGCGCCTATGTCTGCAGGCAGTACGGCATTCCGGTGACGGAGATCAAGGGACACCGGGACTTCTTCAACACCGAATGCCCCGGCGACCTGCTGTACTCGAAACTTCCCCAGCTGCGCGCGGACGTCGCTGCCGCGCTGGGGCACTAG